The following are from one region of the Thiocapsa rosea genome:
- a CDS encoding fructosamine kinase family protein, which produces MNDRATIARHITSATGRPFRIQREQSVGGGCINRAVVLADGARAYFVKLNSADRLAMFEAESEGLAALREAKAIRVPEPVCTGIAGAQSYLAIEHLDLAGRLDGAEAGRRLAQLHRCTAPDFGWHRDNTIGSTPQHNARASGWVDFWRAHRLGFQLDLAARNGYGRALSDSGERLMSVLDDLIGHRPAPSLLHGDLWGGNIGATREGEPVIFDPAVYYGDRETDLAMTELFGGFGSDFYAAYGETWPLPPEYGTRKTLYNLYHVLNHLNLFGGGYLAQAKGMMDRLLAAAR; this is translated from the coding sequence GTGAATGATCGCGCAACGATCGCACGCCATATCACGAGTGCGACCGGCCGGCCTTTCCGGATCCAACGAGAGCAATCGGTCGGAGGCGGCTGCATCAATCGCGCCGTCGTTCTCGCCGACGGTGCGCGAGCCTATTTCGTCAAGCTCAACAGCGCAGACCGGCTGGCGATGTTCGAGGCGGAGTCCGAGGGGCTCGCCGCACTGCGCGAGGCGAAGGCGATCCGGGTTCCGGAGCCTGTCTGCACCGGCATCGCAGGCGCCCAAAGCTATCTGGCCATCGAGCATCTGGATCTCGCCGGGCGCTTGGACGGTGCGGAGGCGGGCCGTCGACTCGCGCAGCTGCATCGATGCACCGCGCCCGACTTCGGCTGGCATCGCGACAATACGATCGGCTCGACGCCTCAGCACAACGCCCGAGCCTCCGGCTGGGTGGACTTCTGGCGTGCGCATCGGCTCGGGTTTCAGTTGGATCTGGCGGCCCGCAACGGCTACGGTAGGGCGCTGTCGGACTCGGGCGAGCGGTTGATGTCGGTCCTCGACGACCTGATCGGCCACCGTCCAGCGCCTTCTTTGCTGCACGGGGATCTCTGGGGCGGCAACATCGGCGCAACCCGCGAGGGCGAGCCGGTCATCTTCGATCCGGCTGTCTATTACGGCGACCGGGAGACCGACCTGGCGATGACCGAGCTCTTCGGCGGCTTCGGGTCCGACTTCTACGCGGCCTATGGGGAGACCTGGCCGCTGCCGCCCGAGTACGGCACGCGGAAGACCCTCTACAATCTTTACCATGTCTTGAATCACCTCAACCTCTTCGGCGGCGGCTATCTCGCACAGGCCAAAGGGATGATGGATCGGCTGCTGGCGGCGGCGCGTTGA
- a CDS encoding elongation factor G has translation MKKLSRLSHVRNIGVAAHVDAGKTTLTERILFYTGASYKIGEVHDGAAHMDYMAEEQQHGITITAAVTKAPWREHLLQVVDTPGHVDFTIEVERAMRVLDGCILVLDGVRGVEPQTETVWRQRTRFNLPALFFVNKMDRPGADYRRALDAVRRRLKIEPIAITFPLPEEDAVVDLIERRRIGFLGEQGDALVTEPCPDALWEALSDLRESLYLAAAEMDEDLADGVLAGEEPPPKALRAALRRGTLAGRFCPCYGGSALRNLGVQPLLDGVVDFLPAPLDRPSAHAVLADGTEVEIAMGTEGPLAALAFKVQLWDGRRHVFVRIYRGTLAPGDTVEVPTPTGGARREQVARLFDVDAGKKTRIDRAEAGEIVLLAGLRHASTGDTLCAPGHLLSLERIEARAPVLGLAIEPAAGTDEEKLLEVLDKVQQEDPTLRVEEDPETGQRLLRGMGELHLQIVLERIEREFGVRIRSGRPAVAVRETIRRPASADALFAPPPTPDPRQQDLMARVALAIEPLPRGTGERIEWAARVIPEGAEPSAAQREAIEQSLKSTLAAGPLLAAQVQDVLVRITEVELFGAASTPEALGAAASKALRQALERAEPAAMHPIMRVEVVIPEPSLGTVLGDLQARRALIQGTESVGEDIAIRVEAALEPLLGYATALRSLTQGRGQFSMEFDRFDV, from the coding sequence ATGAAGAAATTGTCGCGATTGTCTCACGTCCGCAACATCGGCGTCGCCGCCCACGTCGACGCGGGCAAGACCACGCTGACCGAGCGAATCCTCTTCTACACCGGCGCCTCCTACAAGATCGGCGAGGTCCATGACGGCGCGGCCCACATGGACTATATGGCCGAGGAGCAGCAACACGGCATCACCATCACCGCCGCCGTCACGAAGGCACCTTGGCGCGAGCACCTGCTGCAGGTGGTCGACACGCCCGGACATGTCGACTTCACGATCGAGGTGGAGCGCGCCATGCGTGTGCTCGACGGCTGCATCCTGGTGCTCGACGGGGTGCGGGGCGTGGAACCTCAGACCGAGACGGTCTGGCGTCAACGCACCCGCTTCAATCTGCCCGCCCTTTTCTTCGTCAACAAAATGGATCGCCCCGGGGCGGATTACCGGCGGGCGCTCGACGCGGTCAGACGGCGCCTGAAGATCGAGCCGATCGCCATCACCTTTCCGCTTCCGGAAGAGGACGCGGTCGTGGATTTGATCGAGCGAAGGCGAATTGGTTTCCTCGGCGAGCAGGGGGACGCGCTCGTCACCGAGCCGTGCCCGGACGCACTCTGGGAGGCGCTCTCGGATCTACGCGAGTCACTGTATCTAGCCGCCGCGGAGATGGATGAGGACCTGGCCGATGGCGTCCTGGCCGGCGAGGAACCCCCGCCCAAGGCCTTGCGCGCCGCGCTCCGTCGCGGCACGCTGGCAGGCCGCTTCTGCCCCTGCTACGGCGGAAGTGCGCTCCGCAATCTCGGGGTTCAACCGCTGCTCGACGGGGTGGTCGATTTCCTGCCCGCCCCGCTGGACCGGCCGTCCGCACATGCCGTGCTTGCGGACGGAACCGAGGTCGAGATCGCCATGGGCACCGAGGGTCCGCTGGCGGCCCTCGCCTTCAAGGTCCAACTCTGGGACGGACGCCGTCATGTCTTCGTGCGGATCTACCGAGGGACCTTGGCGCCGGGCGACACGGTGGAGGTGCCGACCCCGACCGGCGGGGCTCGGCGCGAGCAGGTCGCACGTCTCTTCGACGTGGACGCCGGCAAGAAGACCCGCATCGACCGCGCCGAAGCCGGCGAGATCGTCCTCCTGGCCGGACTGCGCCACGCCTCGACCGGCGATACGCTGTGCGCCCCCGGTCACTTGCTGAGCCTCGAACGGATCGAGGCCCGCGCCCCGGTGCTGGGGCTGGCGATCGAGCCCGCCGCCGGCACGGACGAAGAGAAGCTGCTCGAGGTCCTGGACAAGGTGCAGCAGGAGGACCCCACGCTGCGCGTCGAGGAGGATCCCGAGACCGGCCAACGGCTGCTGCGCGGCATGGGGGAGCTGCACCTTCAGATCGTGCTCGAGCGCATCGAGCGCGAGTTCGGCGTGCGGATCCGCAGCGGCCGACCCGCCGTCGCCGTGCGCGAGACCATCCGCCGGCCGGCATCGGCGGATGCCCTCTTCGCACCGCCGCCGACGCCCGATCCGCGTCAGCAGGACCTCATGGCGCGCGTCGCACTCGCGATCGAGCCGCTCCCGCGAGGGACCGGCGAGCGGATCGAATGGGCCGCGCGCGTCATCCCCGAAGGGGCGGAGCCGAGCGCTGCGCAACGCGAGGCGATCGAGCAATCGCTCAAATCGACCCTGGCGGCCGGGCCTTTGCTCGCCGCCCAAGTCCAAGACGTCCTGGTGCGGATCACCGAGGTCGAGCTTTTCGGCGCGGCCTCCACCCCCGAGGCGCTCGGGGCAGCGGCATCCAAGGCGCTGCGCCAGGCGCTCGAACGCGCCGAGCCGGCAGCGATGCATCCGATCATGCGGGTCGAGGTCGTCATCCCGGAGCCGAGCCTCGGCACGGTCTTGGGCGATCTGCAGGCACGACGCGCCCTGATCCAGGGCACCGAGTCCGTCGGCGAAGACATCGCGATCCGCGTGGAGGCCGCCCTCGAACCCCTGCTCGGCTATGCCACCGCGCTGCGCAGCCTCACGCAAGGCCGGGGGCAGTTCAGCATGGAGTTCGACCGATTCGACGTCTAA
- a CDS encoding L,D-transpeptidase family protein has protein sequence MSDIDLGRRKRAWFATAVCASVLGVGVIDGAGAETFRLENPNDSVVGVPFYFKARAQDTLLDIARQNGLGFDDMRQANPNIDVWLPGEGTPVMVPAFYVLPDAPRTGIVVNRAEKRLYYFPPNDPNEVRIYAITVGKDAMSTPLGSFKVIEKRENPTWTPGPMTRANHAARGHILPPTVPPGPDNPLGEYAMRLSNPDYLIHGTSQPWGLGMEVSGGCIRMYPEGIEELYRLTDISTPVNIIDQPYKVGWRGDDLYLEVQTGEKSVRRSAREVIPQWVKDTDGVKIDWEAVERAVKEDTGIPQLVGSRRSPSGGSYLPMIF, from the coding sequence ATGAGCGATATTGATCTTGGCCGACGCAAACGCGCGTGGTTTGCCACGGCGGTTTGCGCATCCGTGTTGGGCGTCGGGGTCATCGACGGTGCCGGGGCCGAGACCTTCCGCCTCGAGAACCCGAATGATTCGGTGGTGGGGGTCCCCTTCTACTTCAAGGCGCGTGCCCAGGATACCTTGCTGGACATCGCACGCCAGAACGGGCTCGGGTTCGACGACATGCGTCAAGCCAACCCCAACATCGATGTCTGGTTGCCCGGCGAGGGCACCCCCGTGATGGTTCCGGCCTTTTACGTGCTTCCGGATGCACCGCGGACCGGCATCGTGGTCAATCGTGCCGAAAAGCGACTCTATTACTTCCCGCCGAATGACCCCAACGAGGTGCGTATCTACGCGATCACCGTCGGCAAGGACGCGATGAGCACACCGCTGGGCAGCTTTAAGGTGATCGAAAAGCGCGAGAATCCGACCTGGACACCCGGTCCGATGACGCGCGCGAACCATGCTGCTCGTGGTCACATCCTGCCGCCGACGGTACCGCCGGGTCCCGACAACCCGCTGGGCGAGTATGCCATGCGTCTGAGCAATCCGGATTACCTCATCCACGGGACCAGTCAGCCCTGGGGCCTCGGGATGGAAGTCAGCGGCGGCTGTATCCGCATGTACCCCGAGGGAATCGAAGAATTATATCGTCTGACGGACATCTCGACGCCGGTCAACATCATCGATCAACCCTACAAGGTCGGATGGCGTGGAGACGACCTGTACTTGGAGGTCCAGACCGGGGAGAAAAGCGTGCGGCGGAGCGCGAGAGAGGTGATCCCTCAGTGGGTGAAGGACACCGACGGTGTGAAGATCGACTGGGAGGCGGTAGAGCGTGCGGTTAAAGAGGACACCGGCATCCCACAACTCGTGGGAAGCCGGCGCAGTCCCTCGGGAGGGTCTTACTTGCCCATGATCTTCTGA
- a CDS encoding HNH endonuclease encodes MLSLTQQVLRTDLAGMPMEWVDYRVAARLYFLGQVAYACGDALFELRGGINSSTHRQSRLEIHSIIATYGTHHALNKLQDDYAPPLSNRTLFHRDDHMCMYCGSRFSGRHLSRDHVRPTSRGGMDVWNNVVTACLRCNNFKAGRTPEAAGMELLAVPFTPTHAEYIFLMGRHVLADQMAFLRAHFPRSSPLHRRAARGVEEIPMNEPDE; translated from the coding sequence ATGTTGTCACTGACTCAACAGGTACTGCGAACGGATTTGGCGGGTATGCCGATGGAATGGGTGGACTACCGGGTTGCCGCCCGGCTGTATTTCCTTGGGCAGGTGGCCTATGCCTGCGGCGATGCTTTGTTCGAGCTGCGCGGCGGCATCAACTCAAGTACCCACCGACAGAGTCGTCTGGAGATCCACTCCATCATCGCGACTTACGGGACGCATCACGCCCTGAACAAGCTTCAGGACGATTATGCGCCACCTCTGTCGAACCGCACCCTGTTTCACCGCGACGACCACATGTGCATGTATTGCGGCAGCCGCTTCTCTGGGCGTCATCTGTCGCGCGACCACGTGCGCCCCACCAGTCGCGGCGGAATGGACGTCTGGAACAACGTCGTGACCGCCTGTCTGCGCTGCAACAACTTCAAGGCCGGGCGTACGCCCGAAGCGGCGGGCATGGAGTTGTTGGCCGTGCCCTTTACGCCGACGCATGCCGAGTACATCTTCCTGATGGGACGCCACGTCCTGGCGGATCAGATGGCCTTTCTGCGCGCCCATTTTCCGCGCTCGAGCCCCTTGCATCGGCGTGCCGCTCGGGGTGTCGAGGAGATCCCGATGAATGAGCCCGACGAGTGA
- a CDS encoding SixA phosphatase family protein has protein sequence MPRELLILRHAKSDWDSVATSDFDRPLAKRGKSDAPKVGAWLYREGLVPDLVVSSPAERAKQTASKVCKCLDIKKKQILWDADIYEAEVPKLLSVLGRCSPEAAIVLLIGHNPGLEELLMHLVGEDLEIPDDGKLLPTATVARLEMPDDWGALPCGSAQLISITRPRSLKG, from the coding sequence ATGCCCAGAGAGCTCCTCATCCTGCGACACGCCAAGTCCGACTGGGACTCGGTCGCGACGAGCGACTTCGACCGTCCCTTGGCCAAGCGTGGAAAGAGCGACGCCCCCAAGGTCGGCGCCTGGCTCTATCGGGAGGGTTTGGTCCCGGATTTGGTGGTGAGCTCCCCGGCCGAGCGCGCCAAACAAACCGCGTCGAAGGTCTGCAAGTGTCTCGACATCAAGAAAAAACAGATCCTCTGGGATGCCGACATCTACGAGGCCGAGGTCCCGAAGCTCTTGTCCGTCCTCGGGCGCTGCTCTCCCGAGGCGGCGATCGTCCTGCTGATCGGCCATAACCCGGGTCTCGAAGAGCTCCTCATGCACCTCGTCGGCGAGGATCTCGAGATCCCCGACGACGGCAAGCTCCTCCCCACCGCCACCGTCGCCCGACTGGAGATGCCAGACGACTGGGGGGCCCTGCCGTGCGGCAGCGCCCAACTGATCTCGATCACCCGCCCGCGCAGCCTAAAGGGCTGA